In Liquorilactobacillus nagelii DSM 13675, the following proteins share a genomic window:
- a CDS encoding GNAT family N-acetyltransferase, whose amino-acid sequence MEDIIKTNRLKLRQVSSADLEDLFDYASQPTVAAAAGFDCCQTFEQAKRFMKDLAVPETWVLELISSQRVIGNICLFTTSNALGEPDLRKRLLGYALNQDYWNLGYMTEALQGVAVWATQKKVKEIGAVVSIDNIASQRVLEKNQFVMQSAFKAPLGTELKLQPVIYYQKNVTEVF is encoded by the coding sequence ATGGAGGATATAATCAAAACAAATCGGCTTAAGTTACGGCAAGTAAGTTCAGCTGATTTGGAAGATTTATTTGATTATGCTTCACAGCCAACAGTGGCTGCTGCAGCTGGTTTTGATTGCTGTCAAACGTTTGAACAGGCAAAAAGGTTTATGAAAGATTTAGCTGTTCCAGAAACCTGGGTATTAGAATTAATTAGTTCTCAAAGAGTTATTGGTAATATTTGTTTATTTACTACCAGCAATGCATTGGGCGAACCAGATCTGCGTAAAAGATTATTAGGTTATGCTTTAAACCAAGATTATTGGAATCTTGGTTATATGACAGAAGCTTTGCAAGGGGTGGCGGTTTGGGCAACTCAGAAGAAAGTCAAGGAAATCGGAGCAGTAGTTTCAATAGATAATATTGCTTCACAGCGAGTTTTAGAAAAAAATCAATTTGTAATGCAGTCTGCCTTTAAAGCACCTTTAGGGACAGAATTAAAATTGCAGCCAGTGATTTATTATCAAAAAAACGTAACTGAAGTTTTTTAA
- a CDS encoding zinc-ribbon domain-containing protein, which yields MKYCQRCGRKVTEQTQNCPHCGIKQENPTEVESKHCKKCDQLIPVNANYCSHCGADQAFFYYEQSKPEKTEPTTQTVIEPKITKSSEQTVALPKNESIHPGLIVSTKLMIHDLFSISKRIGRADYWWGFLGLNLMSVAAGIIIGVILSLTQMFDPSLTDSLYRLLLSGWLAFIYITITTAQVRRLHDCEWSAWLIFAKFIFIVGDVFIIYAMLQPQATAKAKYTFQEKKHPN from the coding sequence ATGAAATACTGTCAAAGATGCGGTCGAAAAGTAACCGAACAAACTCAAAATTGTCCGCATTGTGGAATAAAACAAGAAAATCCAACTGAAGTCGAAAGTAAGCATTGTAAAAAGTGTGACCAGTTGATTCCGGTAAACGCAAATTATTGTTCACATTGTGGAGCTGATCAAGCATTTTTTTATTATGAACAGTCTAAACCCGAAAAAACTGAACCTACAACTCAAACAGTAATAGAACCAAAAATAACAAAGAGTTCCGAACAAACTGTAGCTTTGCCCAAAAATGAATCGATTCACCCAGGACTAATTGTTTCGACAAAATTAATGATTCATGATCTTTTCTCAATTTCGAAACGAATAGGTCGGGCTGACTATTGGTGGGGATTTTTAGGTTTGAACTTGATGTCTGTGGCTGCTGGAATCATTATTGGTGTGATACTGAGCTTGACGCAAATGTTTGATCCATCGTTGACGGATTCACTTTATCGTTTGCTTTTGAGTGGCTGGCTAGCATTTATTTATATAACAATTACTACAGCACAGGTGAGAAGATTACACGATTGTGAATGGTCAGCCTGGTTGATTTTTGCTAAATTTATTTTCATAGTTGGTGATGTATTTATTATTTATGCTATGTTGCAACCTCAAGCAACGGCTAAAGCAAAATATACTTTTCAGGAAAAGAAGCATCCTAACTAA
- a CDS encoding LCP family protein translates to MTTSSNELSETTKKLQPNRRQRRPIRKHHRLKLAFFIFCIMFVSASGVFFYKFTKLYQQARQTATKVYSSAHISKVRDTQQLLQQGKPISILLMGTDTGALGRNFKGRTDTLIVLVLNPQKQKMTLVSLPRDALVAIYGFENSYPSKLNSAYDYGGSGTAVKTVQKYLNIPIDFYATINMGGLENLVNAVNGVTITPTLTFSYGGYSFKKNIKQDLNGKQALAYVRMRHSDPLGDYGRQLRQRQVLTAISHKGSNLKSLMSSTFFNEIGNELRTDLTFKDLELLAFKYRHTSRNLVSDHAQGTQDVIDGVSFEAVSENEKQRVTNELRKALQLESATTGNTLSSSNQININSSNDQ, encoded by the coding sequence ATGACAACATCATCGAATGAGCTTTCAGAAACCACCAAAAAATTACAACCAAATAGACGACAACGTCGACCAATAAGAAAACATCATCGACTAAAATTAGCTTTTTTTATTTTTTGTATCATGTTTGTTTCAGCCAGTGGCGTCTTCTTTTACAAATTCACAAAACTTTATCAGCAGGCCCGCCAAACTGCTACCAAGGTTTACAGTTCTGCTCATATTAGCAAGGTTCGCGACACCCAGCAATTATTACAGCAAGGTAAACCGATTTCGATTCTGTTAATGGGTACAGATACAGGAGCCTTAGGGCGTAATTTTAAAGGACGTACTGATACTTTGATTGTGCTTGTTCTTAATCCCCAAAAACAGAAAATGACATTAGTTAGTCTACCACGCGATGCCTTAGTAGCTATTTACGGATTCGAAAACAGTTATCCTAGTAAGCTAAATTCGGCTTATGACTATGGTGGCTCTGGTACTGCTGTTAAAACCGTTCAAAAGTATCTGAATATTCCAATCGATTTTTATGCCACTATTAACATGGGTGGTTTAGAAAACTTGGTCAATGCTGTTAATGGAGTTACCATTACCCCAACTTTAACCTTTAGTTATGGTGGATATTCCTTTAAAAAAAATATCAAACAAGATTTAAACGGAAAACAAGCATTAGCTTATGTCCGGATGCGCCATTCAGATCCTTTAGGCGATTACGGCCGACAACTACGACAACGTCAAGTTTTAACTGCTATTTCGCATAAGGGTAGCAACTTAAAAAGTTTAATGTCCTCAACCTTTTTTAATGAGATTGGAAATGAACTACGAACTGATCTTACTTTTAAGGATCTAGAACTATTAGCTTTTAAGTACCGGCATACTAGTCGAAATCTAGTTTCTGACCACGCTCAAGGCACTCAAGATGTTATTGACGGAGTTTCTTTTGAAGCTGTTTCTGAAAACGAAAAGCAACGAGTTACCAATGAGTTACGGAAGGCACTGCAGTTAGAATCAGCAACTACTGGCAACACCTTGAGTAGTTCAAATCAAATAAATATCAATTCAAGCAATGATCAATAA
- a CDS encoding threonine/serine exporter family protein, with amino-acid sequence MEFLLIQIVCCYLATLGFGIIVNIPHRALNACGWVGVFGWLTYLALKTLNSGTMLANVVAALVIGLGSMVMARKLKMPMILFNIPSMVPLVPGGQAYNAVRNFAFGNDLQAIYYLVQVTMIAGSIAMGFFIAELIAQTYFQTKRTIKK; translated from the coding sequence ATGGAATTTTTGTTAATACAGATTGTTTGCTGTTATTTGGCAACATTAGGTTTTGGAATTATTGTCAACATTCCTCATCGCGCTTTGAACGCTTGTGGCTGGGTAGGTGTTTTTGGATGGTTAACTTATTTGGCTTTAAAGACTCTCAACTCCGGAACGATGTTAGCAAATGTAGTTGCCGCTTTGGTTATCGGTCTAGGTTCAATGGTGATGGCCCGAAAATTAAAAATGCCGATGATTCTATTTAATATTCCAAGTATGGTTCCTTTGGTTCCAGGGGGACAAGCCTATAATGCAGTTCGTAATTTTGCTTTTGGAAATGATTTGCAGGCTATTTATTATTTAGTTCAAGTGACAATGATTGCTGGGTCTATAGCCATGGGCTTTTTTATTGCGGAGTTGATAGCTCAGACATATTTTCAAACGAAACGAACCATAAAAAAATAA
- a CDS encoding threonine/serine exporter family protein, translating to MKLDDLIIETILLAGKIMIENGADMARVDDTLTRIARNAGIEQPKIFETTTGILMSIPERKASQVEPILKRTIDLEKVSLVNQNSRAFQAGKISLNELHNNLIKLNISTPFFSFWLQLLAAVGVSCTLMLMYGGHWQDLIATALAGGLGYSCYYFINNHLKVRFVSEFLASFLIGIIAVICVRVNVGEQVNMITVGGVMPLVPGVPITNAVRDVFAGHLLSGMSRALESLLSACAIGMGIAFVFRFM from the coding sequence ATGAAATTGGATGATTTGATTATCGAAACGATTTTATTAGCTGGAAAAATTATGATTGAAAATGGCGCAGATATGGCGCGTGTTGATGATACTTTAACCCGTATTGCTCGTAATGCAGGAATTGAACAGCCTAAAATCTTTGAAACAACAACAGGAATTTTAATGTCAATTCCAGAAAGAAAAGCTTCACAAGTAGAACCAATTTTGAAACGAACGATTGATCTGGAAAAAGTATCCCTGGTTAATCAAAATTCGCGTGCTTTTCAGGCTGGAAAAATTTCTTTAAATGAACTTCATAATAATTTAATCAAGTTAAACATCTCAACCCCTTTTTTCTCTTTTTGGTTGCAGCTTTTAGCAGCTGTTGGGGTGAGCTGCACATTAATGCTAATGTATGGTGGCCATTGGCAGGATTTGATAGCGACTGCCTTGGCGGGCGGACTAGGCTATAGTTGTTATTATTTTATTAATAATCATTTGAAAGTTCGCTTTGTTAGTGAATTTTTAGCATCATTTTTAATAGGAATTATCGCAGTAATATGTGTACGGGTTAATGTAGGAGAACAAGTCAATATGATTACAGTTGGTGGGGTTATGCCGTTAGTACCAGGAGTTCCAATTACAAACGCAGTCCGTGACGTTTTCGCAGGTCATTTGTTAAGTGGGATGTCACGAGCATTAGAGTCTTTGTTGAGTGCTTGTGCAATTGGAATGGGAATTGCTTTTGTTTTTCGGTTCATGTAA
- a CDS encoding MFS transporter gives MKRLKLKWLLLGSLLASTGTSFMWPLTTVYMHDYLHQSLSLAGVVLLVESLVMIGGSYIGGYIFDHLQVNFWLQIAIGLSVISLLLLIFFNGWPAYPCLLIINAFGGAIANTIVNSMATLITEKDSRYVFNMLYFMANIGVVLGTMLVGIVVKYDIRLIFVITFIMFIFFWLIARTYYHVPLNNSASEKNVPSKHVHLEKTSHRHVWLIMGLLLTYLAIQLGYSQWQSNLSIYMQSLGISLTKYSYLWTLNGILIVILQPFLSFLEEHYHIDQFYKVLLGFILFILAFISLIFAKDYWHFVFSMVWVTIGEVITFPTVSSLAAQLSSIAERGKYQGSVSIAASLGHAFGPLLGGIIIEKASYEWLFSMMSILVIFATIICVLIKFMLFNSK, from the coding sequence ATGAAACGGTTAAAACTGAAGTGGCTATTGTTGGGGAGTTTGCTGGCTAGTACAGGAACCAGTTTTATGTGGCCCTTGACTACCGTGTATATGCATGATTATCTGCATCAAAGTTTGTCGCTGGCCGGGGTCGTTTTACTAGTTGAATCACTGGTTATGATTGGCGGCAGTTATATTGGTGGGTATATTTTTGATCATTTGCAGGTAAATTTTTGGTTGCAAATTGCGATTGGCTTGTCAGTAATTTCATTACTCTTACTAATTTTTTTTAATGGATGGCCGGCTTATCCGTGTTTGTTGATTATTAATGCTTTTGGTGGAGCAATTGCCAATACAATTGTGAATTCGATGGCGACACTGATAACTGAAAAAGATTCACGCTATGTTTTTAATATGCTCTACTTTATGGCTAATATTGGTGTAGTCCTCGGAACAATGTTAGTGGGAATTGTAGTAAAATATGACATTCGCTTGATTTTTGTAATTACTTTTATCATGTTTATTTTTTTCTGGCTGATTGCAAGGACTTACTATCATGTCCCCTTGAATAACTCTGCTAGTGAAAAAAACGTTCCAAGCAAACATGTTCACCTAGAAAAGACTAGCCACCGACATGTCTGGTTAATTATGGGCTTATTATTGACATATTTAGCGATTCAGTTAGGTTACTCACAGTGGCAGAGTAATCTATCGATTTATATGCAAAGCTTGGGAATTTCCTTAACCAAATATAGCTACTTGTGGACGTTGAATGGAATTTTAATTGTTATTTTACAACCTTTTTTAAGTTTTTTAGAGGAACATTATCATATTGATCAGTTTTATAAGGTTTTGTTGGGATTTATTTTATTTATTTTAGCGTTTATTTCATTGATTTTTGCTAAAGATTATTGGCATTTTGTTTTTTCAATGGTTTGGGTAACGATTGGTGAAGTGATTACTTTTCCAACCGTTTCTTCACTGGCAGCCCAGCTGAGTTCAATTGCTGAAAGGGGGAAATACCAAGGAAGCGTTAGTATAGCAGCCTCTCTAGGACATGCATTTGGCCCACTTTTAGGTGGAATTATCATTGAAAAAGCCTCCTATGAATGGCTATTTTCAATGATGTCGATTTTGGTAATTTTTGCGACAATTATATGTGTGTTAATTAAATTCATGCTATTTAATTCGAAGTGA
- a CDS encoding cold-shock protein, whose protein sequence is MEQGTVKWFNADKGFGFITREDGSDVFVHFSAIQGDGFKTLDEGQHVTFDVEQSDRGPQAVNVVKD, encoded by the coding sequence ATGGAACAAGGTACAGTTAAATGGTTTAACGCTGACAAAGGTTTTGGTTTTATTACTCGCGAAGATGGTAGCGATGTATTCGTTCATTTCTCAGCTATCCAGGGCGACGGCTTCAAGACTTTAGATGAAGGTCAGCATGTAACTTTTGACGTTGAACAAAGCGATCGTGGACCACAAGCTGTTAACGTCGTTAAAGACTAA
- a CDS encoding metal-dependent transcriptional regulator produces MTPMKEDYLKIIFELGGTKNKISNKQIALSLNVAAGSVTEMVSKLVKEGLASHTPYAGISLTDEGIELAEQLVRRHRLWEVFLFGKLKYKLADVHDDAEILEHTTSDRLMDHLDRFLDYPTHCPHGGVIPSADGRYEEDSHTVLADIADGQSVVVERFIDNHDLLTYLDDLKLKIGEELTIIEHTPFEGPVKIRLHKTKQEINVSFKAAHYIFVK; encoded by the coding sequence ATGACTCCGATGAAAGAAGATTACTTAAAAATAATTTTTGAATTGGGTGGCACAAAAAATAAAATTTCAAATAAACAGATTGCATTGAGTCTGAATGTGGCTGCCGGATCAGTTACTGAAATGGTTAGCAAACTAGTTAAAGAGGGTCTAGCCTCGCACACTCCCTATGCAGGTATTTCATTAACTGATGAGGGAATCGAATTGGCAGAACAACTAGTTCGGCGTCATCGGCTGTGGGAAGTCTTTTTGTTTGGAAAACTAAAGTATAAATTAGCTGATGTTCATGATGATGCTGAAATTTTAGAACATACGACTAGTGATCGTTTAATGGATCATCTAGATCGCTTTTTGGATTATCCAACGCATTGTCCACATGGCGGGGTGATTCCAAGTGCTGACGGTCGTTATGAAGAAGACAGCCATACTGTTTTAGCGGATATTGCTGATGGACAAAGTGTTGTAGTTGAAAGGTTTATTGATAATCATGATTTATTAACCTACTTGGACGATTTAAAATTAAAAATTGGGGAAGAATTAACGATTATTGAACATACACCGTTTGAAGGCCCAGTCAAAATCAGATTGCATAAAACTAAGCAGGAAATAAATGTTAGTTTTAAAGCGGCTCATTATATTTTTGTCAAATAG
- a CDS encoding RluA family pseudouridine synthase, producing the protein MDYVIKNTSNENLSLKRFLLKHQISQRTLSRIRRREILLMMNGQLVDLKAKAVSNAEVKLIFPPENNSKLVADFAPIEVLYEDSNWLIVNKPAGLASVPGPTNQTTTLVNRIKGYMIKQNMIDRIPHIITRLDRFTSGLVLVAKHHLAQSMIETQVEEHAMDKRYLAIVNGLVEPISGLIDLPIKRVVGQPQRIIAANGQSAQTEYWVRQANQAASLVEAKLYTGRNHQIRLHFSALGYPLLGDQLYGGNTTLITRQALHAWRLRFLDPFSKQQLEVTAPLPLDLQQLLSSLKLSFAQL; encoded by the coding sequence TTGGATTACGTAATAAAGAACACTTCAAATGAAAATTTATCGCTAAAAAGGTTTTTATTGAAACACCAGATAAGCCAGCGGACACTTAGTAGAATTCGTCGTCGGGAAATATTGTTAATGATGAATGGTCAGCTGGTTGATTTAAAAGCAAAGGCAGTTTCAAATGCTGAAGTTAAATTAATCTTTCCGCCTGAAAATAATTCAAAATTGGTCGCTGACTTTGCACCAATAGAGGTCTTGTATGAAGATTCCAATTGGTTAATTGTTAACAAACCAGCAGGACTAGCGAGCGTCCCAGGGCCGACTAATCAGACAACTACGCTGGTTAATCGAATCAAGGGATATATGATTAAACAAAACATGATTGATCGCATACCGCATATTATTACTCGCCTTGATCGGTTTACAAGTGGGCTTGTTTTGGTTGCCAAACATCATTTGGCACAGAGTATGATCGAAACACAAGTTGAAGAACATGCAATGGATAAACGTTATCTAGCAATTGTTAACGGCTTGGTGGAACCAATTAGTGGACTGATTGATTTACCGATTAAACGAGTGGTTGGACAACCACAGCGAATTATTGCTGCCAATGGGCAAAGTGCTCAGACTGAATACTGGGTAAGGCAAGCGAATCAAGCTGCTAGTTTGGTTGAAGCAAAGTTGTATACTGGTAGAAATCATCAGATTAGACTGCATTTTAGCGCTCTTGGCTATCCGCTGCTAGGCGATCAATTGTATGGTGGTAACACAACTTTGATTACGCGCCAAGCCTTGCATGCATGGCGATTAAGGTTTCTTGATCCTTTTTCAAAACAACAGCTTGAAGTAACAGCGCCATTGCCGTTGGATTTGCAGCAATTATTGAGCAGTTTAAAATTGTCATTTGCACAACTTTAA
- a CDS encoding ABC transporter ATP-binding protein: MKGIEVKQLQKKFHKQVVLEPTSFQLEPRKIYGLLGRNGAGKSTILNSLTNRILVSGGEVLVDGQSAFDNDQALRKMYLMSEKNLYPDSTKLIKLFHLTELFYGDFDYQQAYDLAADFELDLQQRFGKLSTGYRSIFKLIIALCVPAEYILFDEPTLGLDANHRELFYRALADNYLKRPRTFLIATHLIGEVASLLEQVLIVDHGKLLLDGQVESVLARSHLITGPTRQAAEYVAGLNVIGQEKLGKISSYYIYDDLDDSRPLPDTVSIEQLDLQQLFINLTNRRKDGK, translated from the coding sequence ATGAAAGGGATTGAAGTTAAGCAACTGCAGAAGAAGTTTCATAAACAGGTTGTTTTAGAACCAACTAGTTTTCAATTGGAACCACGTAAAATATATGGCCTGCTGGGCCGTAATGGAGCTGGAAAAAGTACGATTTTAAATTCATTAACTAACCGTATTTTAGTTTCTGGGGGAGAAGTCTTAGTTGATGGTCAATCGGCGTTTGACAATGATCAGGCTTTGCGAAAAATGTATTTAATGAGTGAAAAAAATCTTTATCCGGATAGTACCAAGCTGATTAAATTATTTCATCTAACAGAATTATTTTACGGTGATTTTGATTATCAGCAAGCTTATGATTTAGCCGCTGATTTTGAACTAGATTTACAGCAGCGATTTGGTAAACTTTCAACTGGATATCGGAGTATCTTTAAATTGATAATCGCTTTATGTGTACCAGCAGAATATATTCTATTTGACGAACCGACATTAGGCTTGGATGCAAATCATCGGGAGCTGTTCTATCGGGCTTTAGCAGATAACTATTTGAAACGACCGCGAACATTTTTAATTGCTACTCATTTGATTGGAGAAGTTGCAAGTTTATTAGAACAAGTATTAATTGTTGATCATGGTAAATTGTTGCTTGATGGTCAGGTTGAGTCAGTCTTAGCACGGTCACATTTAATTACAGGGCCGACGAGACAAGCAGCTGAATATGTAGCTGGCTTAAATGTGATTGGACAGGAAAAATTAGGGAAAATCAGCAGTTACTATATTTATGATGATTTAGATGATTCGCGGCCGTTGCCGGACACAGTTTCGATTGAACAACTAGATCTGCAACAGTTGTTTATTAATTTGACCAATCGGCGAAAGGACGGAAAATAA
- a CDS encoding GntR family transcriptional regulator produces the protein MQFNFNSAEPLYLQVAEQIMEAILAKIYSADDQIPSTTEISRSYHINPATVLKGMNLLVNQGLIVKKRGIGMFVTPHAYQKIVEQRRDQFYQQRIIDLIKEARRLQISKDELISLIERGFNE, from the coding sequence ATGCAGTTCAATTTTAATAGTGCTGAGCCGCTCTATTTGCAGGTAGCTGAACAAATTATGGAAGCAATCTTGGCGAAAATTTATTCAGCAGACGATCAAATTCCATCAACAACCGAAATTTCTCGCAGCTACCATATTAATCCGGCAACCGTTCTTAAAGGGATGAACTTATTGGTAAATCAAGGACTGATTGTAAAAAAGCGTGGAATCGGGATGTTTGTTACACCACATGCTTATCAAAAAATTGTCGAGCAGCGGCGCGATCAGTTTTATCAGCAACGAATTATCGATTTAATCAAGGAAGCCCGCCGCTTGCAGATTTCTAAAGATGAGTTAATTAGTCTGATTGAACGGGGGTTTAATGAATGA
- a CDS encoding FtsX-like permease family protein, with the protein MLFKLAFSSIRHRWKDYLLLFSGLVISSAIFYVFETLAANESFLKMNGQSVSGMIGYVFSFGSVLLGLLTLIYLNYANSFLLGMRQRDYGLFIMLGTRKSRIGRLIWLETMLLGLTATVLGIVVGLGLSQALSSLIISFLGTAAKSYQVWWLPAVSWTLLVYLGLFFLAAGWNTIVMTKKPVLQLLKADRQADLRQSKPLMLVLQLIAGILLLAVGYYVMAKPMMYRQYTVLIALITLTGGTYFLFKAVIVSFLNWLAKRSFAQKGLNGFTLAQLRFRVADYTKVLTGITMMFAMALGAITVGIGLYQTIENNARLTGAYDLRIVDPTAQQQRLIKKLPLQQKNSYTFFKQGNRLIFTAQQFNQQPFERIQMQQNAADAKIKKVSGGNPELLTTELKSYLTETASGLGKSTDQVVVESSPAVGGTRHQVIFLRANGFNQNAAIFKKLAKSEQQKTPAAQRANLWLGAWTGYLQLKTLYSGLEFMAVLLGISFLAMLASCLMFKILSGSFADIPRYQLLRKLGSHESSLHWAVRREISILFVLPAILGVTHVLFGLKLFKSILNNPYQQLWLPFGIFGVIYLAYYGFLSFVYQRIVLKREIDK; encoded by the coding sequence ATGCTATTTAAATTAGCTTTTAGCAGTATTCGTCATCGTTGGAAAGATTACTTGTTATTATTTTCTGGTTTAGTAATTTCTAGTGCAATTTTCTATGTTTTTGAGACTTTAGCTGCCAATGAAAGTTTTCTGAAAATGAATGGTCAAAGTGTTTCTGGGATGATTGGCTACGTTTTTTCATTTGGTTCAGTGCTATTAGGTTTACTGACTTTAATCTACTTAAACTATGCTAATTCATTTTTACTGGGCATGCGGCAACGCGATTATGGTTTATTCATCATGCTAGGTACCAGAAAAAGTCGAATTGGTCGGTTGATTTGGTTAGAAACAATGTTGTTAGGTTTGACAGCCACTGTTTTAGGAATTGTTGTTGGCCTCGGCTTGAGTCAAGCTTTGAGTAGCTTAATTATTAGTTTTCTTGGTACGGCAGCTAAGAGCTATCAAGTTTGGTGGTTACCAGCAGTGAGTTGGACATTATTAGTTTATTTAGGGCTGTTTTTCTTAGCGGCAGGTTGGAATACAATTGTGATGACCAAAAAGCCAGTTCTGCAATTATTGAAAGCAGACCGGCAGGCGGATTTACGTCAATCAAAACCATTAATGTTAGTTTTGCAATTAATTGCAGGTATTCTGTTACTAGCAGTTGGCTACTATGTTATGGCTAAGCCAATGATGTACCGACAATACACGGTGCTGATTGCATTAATAACATTAACCGGTGGAACCTACTTCTTATTTAAAGCAGTGATTGTTAGCTTTTTAAATTGGTTAGCTAAACGTTCATTCGCTCAAAAGGGATTGAACGGTTTTACGCTTGCTCAGTTACGTTTTCGGGTCGCAGATTATACAAAAGTTTTGACTGGGATTACGATGATGTTTGCGATGGCTTTGGGAGCAATTACAGTTGGAATTGGCTTATATCAAACGATTGAAAATAATGCTCGGCTAACCGGTGCTTATGATTTGCGAATTGTGGATCCAACTGCTCAACAGCAACGTTTGATTAAAAAGTTGCCACTTCAGCAAAAAAACAGTTATACTTTCTTTAAACAAGGTAATCGATTAATTTTTACAGCTCAGCAATTTAACCAGCAGCCTTTTGAACGAATTCAAATGCAGCAAAATGCAGCAGATGCTAAAATTAAAAAAGTTTCTGGAGGTAATCCAGAATTACTAACGACAGAATTAAAGAGTTATTTAACAGAAACGGCTTCTGGACTTGGTAAAAGTACTGATCAGGTAGTTGTTGAAAGTAGTCCGGCTGTGGGCGGAACGCGTCATCAGGTGATCTTTTTACGAGCAAATGGTTTTAATCAAAATGCGGCTATTTTTAAAAAACTTGCTAAGAGTGAACAGCAAAAGACACCCGCAGCTCAAAGAGCAAATTTGTGGTTGGGAGCCTGGACGGGTTATCTGCAGTTGAAAACACTTTATTCTGGTTTAGAGTTTATGGCAGTTTTATTGGGAATTTCTTTCTTGGCGATGTTAGCCAGTTGTTTAATGTTCAAAATTTTGTCAGGTAGTTTTGCAGATATTCCACGTTACCAATTGCTACGCAAATTAGGTAGTCATGAAAGCAGTTTACACTGGGCAGTTCGTCGAGAAATATCAATTCTGTTTGTTTTACCGGCAATTTTGGGAGTTACGCATGTTTTATTTGGCCTAAAGCTATTTAAATCAATTTTAAATAATCCCTATCAACAACTATGGCTGCCATTCGGAATTTTCGGAGTAATTTATTTGGCCTATTATGGTTTCTTGAGTTTTGTTTACCAACGAATCGTTCTTAAGCGAGAAATTGACAAATAG
- a CDS encoding ABC transporter ATP-binding protein: MTNVSVIQAQHLQKVYGKKQEKKYTALKDVSFEVQSGDFVGVMGASGSGKTTLLNMLATFDRPTSGTVTIADRDVTSLQGNALADFRAEQMGFIFQDFNLLDNLTVAQNIGLPLSLQGRTGKLTEKVAQIASSLGIKALLEKYPAQLSGGQKQRVACARALINQPKILFGDEPTGALDSKSARSLLELLQEINQQRQTAILLVTHDAFSASFCRRIIFIKDGQIGHELVRQPQQSRTEFYQQILDQLGTFEQ, from the coding sequence ATGACTAATGTTTCAGTAATTCAAGCACAACATCTGCAGAAAGTGTACGGGAAAAAACAAGAGAAAAAATATACTGCTTTAAAAGATGTTTCGTTCGAGGTTCAATCTGGTGATTTTGTCGGAGTTATGGGTGCATCCGGTTCAGGAAAAACTACACTGTTGAACATGTTGGCAACTTTTGATCGTCCGACTTCCGGAACAGTCACCATTGCTGATCGTGATGTAACCAGCTTGCAAGGCAATGCTTTAGCGGATTTTCGTGCGGAACAAATGGGATTTATTTTCCAAGATTTTAATTTGTTAGATAATTTGACTGTTGCCCAGAATATTGGTTTGCCGTTGTCTTTACAAGGCAGAACTGGAAAATTAACTGAAAAAGTAGCTCAGATTGCTTCATCATTGGGAATCAAGGCTTTATTAGAAAAATACCCAGCTCAGCTCTCAGGTGGGCAGAAACAGCGAGTTGCCTGTGCAAGAGCTTTAATTAACCAGCCTAAAATTTTGTTTGGCGATGAACCGACTGGAGCTTTAGATTCAAAATCTGCTCGTAGTTTATTGGAGTTATTGCAAGAGATTAATCAACAACGTCAGACAGCAATTCTGTTGGTAACCCACGATGCTTTTTCAGCAAGTTTTTGTCGCCGAATTATTTTTATTAAAGATGGTCAAATCGGTCATGAATTAGTTCGCCAGCCACAGCAATCACGAACAGAATTCTATCAACAAATTTTAGACCAGCTAGGAACATTTGAACAATAA